One genomic window of Kosmotoga olearia TBF 19.5.1 includes the following:
- a CDS encoding ABC transporter ATP-binding protein produces the protein MIVEIKGINKKFGTKPVLNDISFSVKEGEIFALVGPNGAGKTTTLRCLYGELKPESGSINVFGKELCTPLKTGIAVMTEDRLTFRRFKGEDYIKMWKMLYPNWQDKTFNSFSVHYRFNMDQPVETYSMGMRTLFNLALVVSSNADLLILDEPTQNLDPVIREEVTNILRDYSVQKGKTVIISSHEIYDLEEVASSFAIIFEGHVLYTDSIDRAKEIHRMVSRNENIDDGELIGLVNDEILVKTDKNIGRYANFKEIVLGYLQGKKAFKPFENSTSDNQINDSPFTL, from the coding sequence TACTCAATGACATAAGTTTTTCTGTAAAAGAAGGAGAGATATTTGCTCTGGTCGGACCAAATGGTGCCGGAAAAACCACAACGCTTAGATGCCTTTATGGAGAGTTAAAACCCGAAAGCGGTTCAATAAATGTCTTTGGAAAAGAACTCTGCACTCCGCTCAAAACCGGAATAGCTGTGATGACTGAAGACCGTTTGACTTTCAGGCGATTCAAAGGCGAAGATTATATAAAAATGTGGAAAATGCTGTACCCGAATTGGCAGGATAAAACATTCAACAGTTTCTCCGTACATTACAGATTCAACATGGACCAACCCGTGGAAACCTATTCCATGGGGATGAGAACGCTTTTTAACTTAGCGCTGGTGGTATCGAGCAATGCTGATTTGCTTATACTCGATGAACCCACCCAAAATCTGGATCCCGTAATACGAGAAGAAGTAACCAATATACTGAGAGATTACAGTGTCCAGAAAGGAAAAACCGTGATTATTTCATCTCATGAAATCTATGACCTGGAAGAAGTCGCTTCATCTTTTGCGATAATCTTCGAAGGTCATGTCCTTTATACTGATTCCATTGATAGAGCAAAAGAAATCCACAGGATGGTTTCAAGAAACGAGAACATAGATGATGGAGAACTGATCGGTCTGGTAAACGACGAAATTCTCGTAAAAACCGATAAAAACATCGGAAGATACGCTAACTTCAAAGAAATAGTCCTGGGCTACCTTCAAGGGAAGAAAGCATTCAAACCTTTTGAAAACAGCACCTCCGACAATCAGATCAACGATAGCCCTTTTACCCTTTGA